GGTGTCCCCGCCCAGCATGCTGATGGAGAAGAACCCGGCCGCGAACCCGGCCAGCACCAGGCCGCTGACGGTACGCCAGGCACCCCGCGGGTCGTCGCTGAGCCGGCGCGCGGCCAGCAAGGTCGCCGGTCGGCGGGCGAAGCGGCCGAGCACCCGGCCGAGCCGGTCCACGACCCACGGGCCGAACAGCCAGAACGCGCCGTAGAACAGCAGCAGAAGGGTCAGGAGCTGCCGCTTGTTCAGCTGGCCGGCACCGCCGGAGGTCGCCCAGATGTAACCGAGGGCGCCCACGAACAGCACCAGACGGATCATCCGGGTGCGCCGCGGATTCGCCTGCTGGGCCACGCCGAGCGGTGAGGTCGCCACCTGGCGCAGCATCGACACCGCGCTGACGGTGAGCAGGGCGGTGACGCCCAGCACGACGGCCGCGAACCAGCCGGTCCCGACCCAGAGTTGGCTCGTGTACCAACCGCCGATGCCGTACGGGATCCGCGCGAGGGCGGGCAGCAGGGCCGCGTAGGCGAGCGCACCGGTGAGGGCGCCGGCGAGGCCCACGGCCGCCGCCTCCAGGGCGGTCATCGCGATGATCTGGCGCGGCGTCGCCCCGGCCAACCGCAGGGCGGCGAGCCGCTGTTCGCGTCGGGCCGCGCCGAGCCGCCCGGCCGCGGAGGCCAGCACGACCACGGGCATGCCCAGGAGCACGACGCCGAGCATGGCCGCCGTCTGGTCGGAGTCGGTGAACAGGCTCCGCCGGGTGCCGGAGAACCCGGAGATCTCGGCGCGCGCGGCCTGTCCGATGTCGAACCAGGTGGCGCCGCCCTCGGCGGCCGGGGACACCGCGGCGGCGTCCGGCGCCCGTCCCACCACGGCGACCAGCTCGTCCGGCGAGGCGAGACCGGCGGAGCCGATCGTGCCGTAGGCCGCCGGCTTCGGAAAACGGTCGGCGAGCCGGCCCGCCGGAAGCTTGTGCAGCAGGGCGGCCAGGGCGGGGGAGACATACACCTCGCCCTGCTTCGGGAAGCTGGGGAGACCGGGCGGTGCGGGGGTCCGGGCGCGGCCGGGCAGCTGGGCCAGCGACACGACCGTGACGGGCTCGTGGCGGACATACGTCGTGGCCAGCGCCTGGACGGCCGTGCCGTGTGTGACGGCGTCGGGCGTGCGCCAGGCCGTGCGGTCGGCGCGGACGGCGGAACCGGTCGTGGCGGCGATCATCACCAGCATGACGAACACGCCGACGGCGGCGGCACCGGCCGCGAGCAGCCGGCTCTGGAGGCCGCGGCGGCCGGAGGACCGGGCCAGATGCCAGGTCAGGGGCAGGACGGGGGAGCGCATCACATCTCCGAGAGGCTCAGGCGACCGTGAACTGGCTGTGGCTGCTGATCCGGCCGTCGCGGACCTGCAGCACGCGGTCGCAGTGGGCGGCGACGTCGGCGTCGTGGGTGACCATGACGAGGGCGGCGCCCTGCTCGCGGGTGACGGAGGTGAGCAGACGGATCACCTCGGTGCTGGTCGTCTGGTCGAGGGCGCCCGTCGGCTCGTCGGCGAAGACCACGTCCGGTTCGACGGCCAGGGCCCGGGCGATGGCGACGCGCTGGGCCTGTCCGCCGGACAGCTGGCCGGGCCTGCGGTGCTCCAGGCCGTCGAGGCCGAGCGGGGCGAACCAGCGGCGGGCGCGTTCCACGGCCTGCCTGCGGGGGGTGCCCTCCAGCATCAGCGGCAGGGCGACGTTCTCGTCGGCGGGCAGTTCCGGCAGCAGCTGGCCGAACTGGAAGACGAACCCGAACCGCTTGCGGCGCAGGGCGCTGAGCCGGTTCTCGCCCAGCGTGTCGATGCGGTCGCCGCGCAGCAGGACCTGCCCGCCGTCGGGGCGGACGATCCCGGCGAGGGTGTGCAGCAGGGTGGACTTGCCGGAGCCCGACGGGCCCATGATGGCGAGGGAGTCCCGCTCGCCGACCTCCACGTCGACGCCCGCGAGGGCGGTGGTGGAGCCGTACTTCTTCACGAGGCCGCGACCGGCCATAACAGTGCTCATGAGGTGGGGTGGCCTTCTGTCAGCGCTCGAACTTCCAGGTGACGGACGTATGCGTGGCCTTGACCACGGAGACCGGGATCGTGACGGCCTTGCCGCCCGTGGTCCTGCCGGTGCAGGTGACGGTGGCCCCCGCCACGGCCTTCAGACCGGTCGGGCAGGTGACGCCGGTGACCTTCTCGCCGACCCAGGGCAGCGGGTGGTACTTGCTCTGGGTGCGGCCCGCGACGACCGTGCCCGACAGGGCCCTGTGCCCGTCGACGGTCACCGTGCTGATGTCGTCGAGCCCGGTGGTCGACTCCGTCCCGGAGAGCAGGTACGTGCCGAGGCCGCCGACGGCGACGACCGCGGCCGCGCCTCCGACGGCACCGACGAGGAACTTGCTGCGCTGCATCGTGAACTCCTGCGGGTGGAAGGGCGGAGGGGAGGAGAGGGGCGGTTCGGAGGGGGCCGGAGTGGCGGCTCCGGGTGGCTCTGAAGTGGCTCCAGCCTCGCCCGCGGGCCCGGGTGTGCGCCTCGGCCATACGGCCATGACCGCGGCGGGCAGGGTCGGCCGAACGGCCGAGCTCACCGCCCGGCGCCCGCGCCCGCGGGTCACCGGCATGCCATCGGTATCCGGCCGGGGCGCCGAGGCCGGGGGCTTCGTCCGGAGCCCGGCGTTTCCCGCCGAGGCGCCCGTGCCCACGGACCCCGTCGGAGTGGGGGCGCTGGTGTCCCGGGTCCGGGTGCTGGTGCTGGTGCTGGGGGCCACGCCGGTCCTCGCCCGCTCTCGCGGTACCCGACAGGCCGGGCCGCTCCGCTCGCGCCGAGCACCGCGGCGCCACGTCGTGCCCGTCGTCCGGTCCCGCCCAGCCGTCCGGTGCGAGCTGTCGTGCCGCGCCTGCCTGCGATGCTGGCCGTGCGGCGGGTCCCGGCTGTTCAATGGGGCTGCACATTCCCGCGAGGGAGAGGAGTCGCCGGTGTCACCTGTCGCCGTGCCGCCCGTGGGTGCGCGCATTCGGCGGGCGCGCCTGGAGAGCGGGCTCAGTCTGCGGGCCCTCGCGCGGGACGTCGGGGTCTCCGCGAGCCTGGTGTCGCAGATCGAGACCGGCAAGAGCCAGCCGTCGGTGAGCACGCTGTACGCGATCACGACGGCACTCGGCATCTCCGTCGAGTCGCTCTTCGAGGCGCGGGAGCCCGCCGCGGCGACGGTCGCGGGCGCCGCGCTGCACGCCATGGCCGCCTTCGCCGCCGACCCCGGCCGACGTATAGGTCCCCTGGTCACCCCGGGTGAGCGGGAGGTCCTGGAGCTGGACTCGGGCGTCGTGTGGGAGCGGCTCGGACACGTCCCCGGCACGGACGCCGACTTTCTGCTGGTGACCTACCGGCCCGGTGGCTCCTCCGCCACCTCGGGCGGTCTGATGCGGCACGCGGGCACCGAGTACGGCTATCTCACCTCCGGTGAACTCGTCCTCACCCTCGGTTTCGAGGACCGCGTCCTGCGCCCCGGCGACGCCGTCTGCTTCGAGTCGACGACCCCGCACCGCTACCGCAACGACGGCGCCGAACCGGCCGTGGGGGTCTGGTTCGTCGCCGGCCGGAGTGTTCAGTAGCACTTGACACTTCCGGGGCGCGGTCGTTGACTCGAAGGTGGGGGTGGTCGCCATGGCGATCCGCACTTTCGGACCCAACGCCGTCGACTGGGAAGAGCGCGTCGACCTGGACCGGCTCCGCGGGCAACGGCTGGCCCGGCTGCACGAGACCCTGAACCGCTCCTCCCTCGGCGCGGTGCTCAGCTTCGACTTCGCCAACATCCGCTACATGACCGCCACGCACATCGGCACCTGGGCGATGGACAAGCTGATCCGCTTCGCCCTGCTGACGCGCGGTGGCGAACCGGTCGTCTGGGACTTCGGCTCCGCCGCCCGCCACCACCAGCTCCACAACCCCTGGCTGGACTACAGCGACGGCAAGGGCGGCCCGCCCACCGGCGCCCGCGCCGGCATCTCCACCCTCCGCGGCGCCTTCCACCCGGACGCCGGGATCGCCGAGGACGTCGCCGCGAAGATCGCCGCCGAGCTGCGCGAACACGGCCTGGCGGACGAGCCGTTGGGCATCGACGTCGCCGAGATGCCGGTCCTCGCCGCCCTGCGTGCCGAGGGCATCGACGTTGTCGACGGCCAGCAGGTCTTCCTGGAGGCCCGCCGCATCAAGACCCGCGACGAGATCTCCCTGCTGGCCCAGGCCTGCGCGATGGTGGACGCCGCCTACGAGGAGCTGTACGGCTATCTGCGGCCCGGTGTACGCGAGAACGAGTGCGTGGGGCTGGTCAGCAAGGTCCTGTACGACCTCGGCAGCGAGTACGTCGAGGGTGTCAACGCCATCTCCGGGGAACGCTGTTCACCCCACCCGCACGTCTACAGCGACCGTCTGATCCGCCCCGGCGACCCGGCCTTCTTCGACATCCTGCACAGCCACCTGGGCTACCGCACCTGCTACTACCGCACCTTCGCCGTGGGCAGCGCGTCCGGCGCCCAGCGTGACGCGTATGTCCGCTGCCGGGAGTACATGGACGAGGCGATCGCGCTCGTCCGTCCCGGCGCCACCACCGCCGACATCGTCCGGGTCTGGCCGCGCGCCGAGGAGTTCGGCTTCGCCGACGAGACCGCCGCCTTCGCGCTGCAGTACGGCCACGGGGTCGGGCTGTCCATCTGGGAGAAGCCCATCTTCAGCCGTTTGGTCTCCCTCGACCACCCCGAAGTCCTCGAAGAGGGCATGGTGTTCGCGCTGGAGACCTATTGGCCGGCGGCCGACGGCTGGTCCGCCGCCCGTATCGAGGAGGAGCTCGTCGTCACCGCCGACGGCTGCGAGGTCATCACCAAGTTCCCGGCCGAGGAACTGCTGGTGGCGGGCCGCAAGTACTGGACGGTCGGCGGCGAACTCAACACCCGGCGGGAGTCGCAGTCCCATCTCAACCGGGGTGACTCTCATGGTGGATAGCGCCGAACTCCTCGCCCTGTACGAGCAGATGGTCCTCATCCGCCGTACCGAGAAGGCCGCCCACGACCTGTTCCTCCAGGGACTCGTCAAGGGCACCACCCACCTCGCCGCCGGACACGAGGCGATCGCCGTCGGCGCGAGCGCCGCCCTGCGCGCCGACGACTACGTCTTCGCCACCTATCGCGGCCACCACCACGCCCTGGCCCGGGGCGCCACCCCCGAGGAGTGCCTCGCCGAACTCATGAGCCGCGCAACGGGGTTGTGCGGCGCCAAGGGCGGCTCCATGCATCTGACCAAGGCGGCCACGGGCATGCTCGGCTCCTACGCCATCGTCGGCGCGCACCTCCCGATGGCGGCCGGCGCGGCCTGGTCGGCGCGGCTGCGCGGCACCGACCAGGTCGCGGTGGCCTTCTTCGGCGACGGCGCGACCAACATCGGAGCCTTCCACGAGGCGCTCAACCTGGCCGCCGTGTGGAAGCTGCCCGTGCTGTTCGTCTGCGAGAACAACCTGTACATGGAGTACACGCCGATCGCCTCCGTCACCGCGGTCGCCCGGCCCGCCGCCGATCGGGCGCCCGCCTACGGCATCCCGGGCGAGACGGTCGACGGCAACGACGTCGTCGCGGTCCGGGACGCCGTCGCCGCCCTGGCGGGGCGGGCCC
Above is a window of Streptomyces sp. NBC_00490 DNA encoding:
- a CDS encoding M24 family metallopeptidase; the protein is MAIRTFGPNAVDWEERVDLDRLRGQRLARLHETLNRSSLGAVLSFDFANIRYMTATHIGTWAMDKLIRFALLTRGGEPVVWDFGSAARHHQLHNPWLDYSDGKGGPPTGARAGISTLRGAFHPDAGIAEDVAAKIAAELREHGLADEPLGIDVAEMPVLAALRAEGIDVVDGQQVFLEARRIKTRDEISLLAQACAMVDAAYEELYGYLRPGVRENECVGLVSKVLYDLGSEYVEGVNAISGERCSPHPHVYSDRLIRPGDPAFFDILHSHLGYRTCYYRTFAVGSASGAQRDAYVRCREYMDEAIALVRPGATTADIVRVWPRAEEFGFADETAAFALQYGHGVGLSIWEKPIFSRLVSLDHPEVLEEGMVFALETYWPAADGWSAARIEEELVVTADGCEVITKFPAEELLVAGRKYWTVGGELNTRRESQSHLNRGDSHGG
- a CDS encoding thiamine pyrophosphate-dependent dehydrogenase E1 component subunit alpha, whose product is MDSAELLALYEQMVLIRRTEKAAHDLFLQGLVKGTTHLAAGHEAIAVGASAALRADDYVFATYRGHHHALARGATPEECLAELMSRATGLCGAKGGSMHLTKAATGMLGSYAIVGAHLPMAAGAAWSARLRGTDQVAVAFFGDGATNIGAFHEALNLAAVWKLPVLFVCENNLYMEYTPIASVTAVARPAADRAPAYGIPGETVDGNDVVAVRDAVAALAGRARAGDGPALLEAATYRHFGHSRSDPATYRPAEEVERWLKHDPLDIARGRLTELGVSEETLTAADERALDVVRRAVEAAKSAPAPDPEQALTDVWADGSAAWRT
- a CDS encoding ABC transporter ATP-binding protein produces the protein MSTVMAGRGLVKKYGSTTALAGVDVEVGERDSLAIMGPSGSGKSTLLHTLAGIVRPDGGQVLLRGDRIDTLGENRLSALRRKRFGFVFQFGQLLPELPADENVALPLMLEGTPRRQAVERARRWFAPLGLDGLEHRRPGQLSGGQAQRVAIARALAVEPDVVFADEPTGALDQTTSTEVIRLLTSVTREQGAALVMVTHDADVAAHCDRVLQVRDGRISSHSQFTVA
- a CDS encoding DUF4333 domain-containing protein; its protein translation is MQRSKFLVGAVGGAAAVVAVGGLGTYLLSGTESTTGLDDISTVTVDGHRALSGTVVAGRTQSKYHPLPWVGEKVTGVTCPTGLKAVAGATVTCTGRTTGGKAVTIPVSVVKATHTSVTWKFER
- a CDS encoding helix-turn-helix domain-containing protein; protein product: MSPVAVPPVGARIRRARLESGLSLRALARDVGVSASLVSQIETGKSQPSVSTLYAITTALGISVESLFEAREPAAATVAGAALHAMAAFAADPGRRIGPLVTPGEREVLELDSGVVWERLGHVPGTDADFLLVTYRPGGSSATSGGLMRHAGTEYGYLTSGELVLTLGFEDRVLRPGDAVCFESTTPHRYRNDGAEPAVGVWFVAGRSVQ
- a CDS encoding FtsX-like permease family protein, whose amino-acid sequence is MRSPVLPLTWHLARSSGRRGLQSRLLAAGAAAVGVFVMLVMIAATTGSAVRADRTAWRTPDAVTHGTAVQALATTYVRHEPVTVVSLAQLPGRARTPAPPGLPSFPKQGEVYVSPALAALLHKLPAGRLADRFPKPAAYGTIGSAGLASPDELVAVVGRAPDAAAVSPAAEGGATWFDIGQAARAEISGFSGTRRSLFTDSDQTAAMLGVVLLGMPVVVLASAAGRLGAARREQRLAALRLAGATPRQIIAMTALEAAAVGLAGALTGALAYAALLPALARIPYGIGGWYTSQLWVGTGWFAAVVLGVTALLTVSAVSMLRQVATSPLGVAQQANPRRTRMIRLVLFVGALGYIWATSGGAGQLNKRQLLTLLLLFYGAFWLFGPWVVDRLGRVLGRFARRPATLLAARRLSDDPRGAWRTVSGLVLAGFAAGFFSISMLGGDTGQYRDQVAVVTTDAGTAQQAAAEARTLLRRAGVTATVAVGREDDFDTVLGGAPGVIAQVSGGTEGVDTAVTALVPLAPGTPPYSGDYAGAGDSVATGRIAQVSIATLALSFVVASASAGLTAAANVLDRRRVYGLLRLAGTPLKVLDRARVRETVVPLVVLAGGTTAMGMYGAGKLNQAFGTTVSATGLLQLAVCAVLGALAMFAAISASRPLLRRVTADPAQTAD